One Candidatus Binatia bacterium DNA window includes the following coding sequences:
- the tig gene encoding trigger factor, with protein MKVRVETLSPVEKRLEVELPEDRVTEELERAFERLARRIELPGFRRGRVPRSLLERRFGEQIRSEVVSRLIEEAYQEAVRQENLQPLGPPEIVTEETPPGRPLRFGATVEVCPLVELRDYSGLELERPRIPVTEADVENALERLRQSYAQLRPVEGRDVVEAGDVVIVDYEARDERGVVGRGEGRAFEVGTPKSFEPFATRLLGARVGEALEFPFAFPPESSEPGFAGRTVHFRVHVRQIARKEVPELDDEFAKDHGECDSLEELRARIRARLEQEAAGEEENVLRARALDELAARHDVELPRTLVRSELEFLLSRHVDFAWWRTASEEQRMEVVAELRAKFEPLARRHVKTRLVLDAIAEREGIEVAESEVDRALAREGPTRSPEEWVEARRRIRDRLRREKALDLVLARARIREGVLEGQNHVAGEPETG; from the coding sequence GTGAAAGTACGAGTCGAAACTCTCAGTCCGGTCGAAAAACGCCTCGAGGTCGAGCTTCCCGAAGACCGGGTGACCGAGGAGCTCGAACGGGCTTTCGAGCGCCTTGCGCGGCGAATCGAGCTTCCCGGCTTCCGCAGGGGCAGGGTGCCGAGGTCGTTGCTCGAAAGACGCTTCGGGGAGCAGATCCGGTCGGAAGTGGTTTCGCGCTTGATCGAGGAAGCCTATCAGGAGGCCGTCCGCCAGGAAAACCTGCAACCCCTCGGTCCGCCGGAAATCGTGACGGAAGAGACTCCTCCGGGTCGGCCGTTGCGCTTCGGGGCGACAGTCGAGGTGTGCCCCCTGGTCGAGCTGCGCGACTACTCCGGTCTCGAGCTCGAGCGTCCGCGGATCCCGGTAACCGAGGCCGACGTGGAGAACGCCCTCGAACGGCTGCGCCAGTCCTACGCGCAACTTCGGCCCGTCGAAGGGCGGGACGTGGTGGAAGCGGGAGACGTCGTGATCGTGGACTACGAGGCACGGGACGAGCGTGGGGTGGTAGGGCGGGGAGAAGGGCGAGCTTTCGAGGTGGGAACTCCGAAAAGCTTCGAGCCCTTCGCGACGCGCTTGCTCGGCGCTCGGGTGGGCGAGGCTCTCGAGTTCCCCTTCGCCTTTCCCCCCGAGTCGTCCGAGCCGGGGTTCGCCGGCCGGACGGTCCACTTCCGGGTGCACGTCCGGCAGATCGCCCGGAAGGAGGTCCCGGAGCTCGACGACGAGTTCGCCAAGGACCACGGCGAGTGCGATTCGCTCGAGGAGTTGCGCGCGCGGATCCGTGCCCGTCTCGAACAGGAAGCGGCCGGGGAGGAAGAAAACGTGTTGCGAGCGCGCGCCCTCGACGAGCTGGCCGCGCGGCACGACGTGGAACTCCCGCGGACGCTCGTACGAAGCGAACTCGAGTTCCTGCTCTCGCGGCATGTCGACTTCGCCTGGTGGAGAACGGCGAGCGAGGAGCAAAGGATGGAGGTCGTGGCGGAGCTCCGCGCGAAGTTCGAACCGCTCGCGCGGCGACACGTGAAAACTCGCCTCGTGCTCGATGCGATCGCGGAGAGGGAGGGAATCGAGGTGGCGGAGTCGGAGGTCGATCGGGCGCTGGCCCGAGAAGGCCCGACGCGCAGCCCGGAGGAGTGGGTGGAGGCGCGCAGGCGAATCCGCGACCGGCTGCGGCGAGAAAAGGCGCTCGATCTGGTTCTGGCGCGCGCGCGTATCCGCGAAGGTGTGCTGGAGGGGCAAAACCACGTTGCCGGGGAGCCGGAAACCGGCTAG